One Dysidea avara chromosome 8, odDysAvar1.4, whole genome shotgun sequence genomic window, TCAGATTTGTGGTGGACCTAATTTCTGTGCTGCAGCAGACATGTGGCAGCTATATGTAACAGTTTCAAATACAGACTTGTCATTAGGGTCTACTGTAACCGGCCTGTAACATATCTGCCTGTTCCGTATGGGAGTGGCCATACATGAATACAAGCCCCACAcagacaaacaagtgtaactgTGTAGAAGTATATTCACCAGCTTTATGCTGGTTTGTTACTATTGGGATACTTCTAACCATATTTTTTTAGTATATGTAGTTTTGTCATTTTATCCACTCCTTCAGTAAAACTTTATTAATAACACAAGCGTGGGTGTAAGTGCAAATCATAATGTACCTAACTTTTAGTGAATGAAGTATTTTTCTCTGTTCCTCAAAAATGCAATACTGCCCATctcaaatttaaaaatataatatGATTTGTTTAATCTAGTATGTGATATCAAGTGAAATTTTTTTTGCTCTTACTTTTGGATGTTTCTCTAGAAATCTTGCAATAGCTAACGCATTTAAAGAATGTCGTTCCATTCTAATCGGAAGTGTCTTTAAACTTCTATGAAGTATGAACGCATCAGACGGTGACTGTCAGATAATAAACACTAAATAGCACTTCATCATTACACCATCAGTTCTTACTAAACTAGATCCTAATAGCACCAAATACCAGTGTGCCTTCTTATAAAGCTCCTTATTACAAAATGAGAGGCATCCGGCTGTTATATCAGAATGGCCACCAATGTACTTTGTGCTGAAAAACAGTATTTAAACACAGTGGAACTTTCATCTGTTGTTCTTACCAACTGTGTAGTGATATATGTACTCCATATTTCAGTGGTTGCTGCACATATACTGATCCAAATGTGCCATCAACTACGGTTACTAACTGGGGATGATGTTCAGCTAATTTACCAAATGATTCCAGATCCAGAATCGACATCTTAGGGTTGCAGGGGGTTTCAATATATACCATCTAATAGTGGACAATCTAAAATAATACCACACATATGTAGCAGGCAGTAGAGTGGGCCACagtttgaaaaaaaaattcacaGTGGCATTTGAAGTTCAAATAGACACAGATTTCATTCAGAAGAAGTCTGGGGCATGACTTCAGGAAAAGTTCCTCTAATTTGAAAGCTCTCAGTATTTTCACTGTGttaaataaaaaaaagaaagaataTACGACTGCTAtggagtgattgactgctttattagagtatttcgatcatCACCATTGCCCAATTAAAGTGGGGAGCCATGGCCTCCATTTCCACTGCTtatgagctagctagctaattattaaGTAAACACCTGAATGTATACTTCTTGCAAATGGTGGCATTTTGTTATCAGTATTGATAAGATCACAATGAGCCATTTTCTTGTTAGCCCACAATCTCAAATTACAGTATGTGTGAGTACTTGATCATAATCATTTTGTCGGCTTAATAAAGTAGTGTAGATAAACAGACACCCAACCTTAGTATTTGGCTTGATGGCTTTTTCAAATGCTTCAACACTTTCATTGCTGTCAACCCAAGTGACCTCAACATTGTTGCCTGTTAGTATATCCtcaactactttaatagctCCAGCATAAATGGGAAACTGACAGACCTGTGAATACAGAGTGACACTGTGTAAACAGTTATCCAGACCTGTTATCTAAACACCTCAATTGTTGTTTACTTGAATATACGGTACGTACTGCTCAAACGCAACATCATCTCGCAAGAGTGTAAGCAATTAAAAGCTTGCTAATTAAACGGCATGGCACTTGTTTtgctcatgagtattcatcctgtttcatttgggatgaatacttgcaaacAAAATggatgccacaccctttaattagaaAGTTTTATTGTTTGCATTCTTGTGATAGAGCATTACTATGTTGGTGTGCACTCTGTCTCTATTAGGGGTTAATAACTCTgcttatttttaaaatattactTTAATACTTTGTTCAGAACaatggtgtttggataactgaaggaTCGTAATTTATCCTCAAATgtgcacaattttttttcaaatttgctAGAGTAATATTTATAACACAGTGTAGATACGCATAAAATGCACAGAGTACTGCAGAACACACTCATTGTGTAACAAGGCATATGACATGCTCACATGCACTGTACATGACAACAAATGTGCACACAgaaacaaacactacacaacacataacTGTACACACACTCACAAGACAGCCCGGGGTTGTTAAACTGAACACTGAACCACCTTTGCACTACTCAGTACCGAGAGCCAGCACACAGAAATCCTCACAGATAGTACTCTGCAGGAAGCTGTACCGTGTCTCATGGGTGAAAGTGTGGGTACTTAAGGTCACACAAGCACGCACACACCAAAGCCAAAAAATCCTTTGGCTACCATACTAAATGGTTATGCTTacccaccacacacacacacacacacacacacacacacacacacacacacacacacacacacacacacacacacacacacacacacacacacacacacacacaaacacacacacacacacacaaacacacacacacacacacacacacacatccatacCAGATGGTCACCAGACTTCAGAAAAGTTAACATCACTAATGATATTGCTGCCATTCCTGAAGTAGTTAGCAATGTCCCTCCTTCTGCTCCCTCCAACTGAGCAATGACGTCAGCACAAGCATCCGTAGTTGGATTACCAAATCTTGCATAAAAATATCCAggttgctacaacaacaaaaaacttcACTGAAAATAATAGAATGTCATTAGCAACAAAGATAGGCCTGAGTCAATAATGCtctcaggaatttcccaaaaatttcacctattatgttcttcagtgttcccattatgcttgcattatgctcctagttcaacaacatttcttacaattgtcTTGGAACTCTTTAATCAGtgaattctctattagagtgtttaactacaaagcgactgttctattagagtgtatcactatgtacaatgcatttaagTGCAGTTTACGCtgtccactgactgctctatataTTCTCATGGAATAAAGCTCCattgtttgaaatatccacACAATATGCTAGTACCATGCAGGTATATTTGACCTAAAAATGTTGCTTTTCTAACCAGTTATGTAGTAGGTGGTGCTTAGAGTATCCTCTGGTTATGTGTAGTCTAGACCCCTCCTCTTGGCACAGTGCTTATTGATCAGAGATTGGCAGAGTTTGCTAGATAAGAGCTGTGAGAGTCTGAAACCTGGCCTCTAGCAGAGGATGAAGCCAACTGTGGTCACACACACTGGCTAATCCAGTACCAGTGTTGTATGTAGGCACAGCACTTATCATCCAGTCAGATACTATAAGTACCCTCTAGGAGATATGTTCTACTGGTGAACTGTGGATAGACAACTGTCCTAGACTATGAGCAAGCAATCTAAAAATTGTGTATGATAGTTACAGCTGTGCTCCGGTCTCATTCTTGGTAAAGCAAAAGTTAAGTTGGAAATTGTAGCTGTTCAAAGGACAAGCACAGTTTGCAAAGTGTATATCACAATCAACACTTTGAATAGCAATTTAAAGCAGAATTTTATTAAGAGTCCAATACAATATTTAGTAAAGTCAAGCGTCAACGCTTATTTTTCAAGTTTGACCAAGGACGAAGATCAGAGCACGGAGTACCATCCCTTCACTGTACCTGTGAAgtacagtatgtagctatacaattaAGTGTATATCGGCAAACAATATTAGCTAGCTGCATTTCTGCACATGAGACTATAGCTATAGTCTGACCCTCACATTACAAACTCTGCCCAAACTATTCTCGCTTAACCAGACCGCCTATTTTACCCCTGACAGCCAACCATTTAAAACTCAAGAGTGACAACTCACGTGATTATTAAATTACACACATAGCACACGTCACAAGTAACACAACTGCGTACAATCATAGTACAATGTACCGTTTCCGATATCAGTGCTTCTCCCGCAGCGACAGAGGGTAAGAAGTAAATACTGGTGTTGTATATTGGTTGAACCACCGGTAAAGGCGTGGATTTCAACCACTCGTCACGGTGAATGTAACCAGCTGCAATACTGTCACTAGACGGACTTTGTTTAGTTGTTGTTGCTGTCGAAGTTGTTGTGCTACTCATATCGCGACCCTCACCACCAACTACAAAAAGCCTGAAAAGTGCTCCTCCTAATTGAACACTGAAGGGCAGTAATTGGAGAAAGTCTTAGGCGTCTCACGATTAGTACTGGTACAGTATCATTTGACATCAGTATTTCTTGTGTGGAATAAACAGGGAAATTTCGTCTCAGTACTGGGCTTTTGACATGTGGAAAAACTGCTCCACCAAAAGCAAACTGGAGCGGTCAGTGTCCGCCATTTGAATCCCCTAACCGCTCCCCAGCTCTGTGCCCAGCCACCACTTGTCTGTGCTGGCGTATAGGCATGGTTTACTGCTGAAAATCAAGATAGCTATTTTACATCTAATATTTTTCATACTCACCTGAATCATAGATCATGATTTAGGCATATACTACGTAAATATTTATATCAAAGAGAACTGTTTacggacatttgctatacttttgttcatgaCAAAAATGCTGACTGGAACAGGCATatatgtccaatacattttgattgaaaaaccattaaaagtATTGTATACTGCCTACCTCAAGTCTGTACAATAACTTTCCGGATGTGATACTTGTAGAGAAACTCTGCAAGTACAATGATGCCAGAAGAAGTCcaattcatggaaattttggCATGTCAAAATGGCCCAgggtagcaaatttccccatacattttgtattgagtgTTTCATGGGCATGTAGTAAAAGACGTAATAATGTGCAACATGTGTTAGCTACCTCAGATTCCagaccagatttggaaagagcagtgaatagcgattaaatagagctatagcagaaggaaatcaggaaATTTAAGCGTGTTATTTTGAGGTTGAAAATCATTTTACCTTTTTCTATGGTGAATTGAATGATGGATATTTGGAAGGAAAAGCTATTTTGACATCTTGACGCCCAtcaaccttcactacattagtgttacagtGATACAAAAGCgttgtgaattagttctgcaggttagtttgtgaaaattatgGTGTTTCCGTGATAAGACAATGTCTGTtccatgtagcaaacttcttcataattatgttactagTAGCCAATAATACACAGATCACCGTATGATGTCAGGGGCTTATACTGTAAGACAATTATCCCAATAAAGCAAGGGCTGAGCTTGAATGAATTTAGACTGCTTAGTAGTTAGTACCATAGGTGATTCTAACAGGGGGTCATGccccccctgctgaaaaatatctttgggaaaagttgcagtatggCTAGATTGGCATTGCatattttaggctgttttcaagccttcagaTTGCAAAAATCCTGTGGGTTGCACCTCCAGAACCCCCTGAAATTCTGCTGTACATTACAGCCATGCAACAATAGTCATGCTATTCCctacttgcccccccccccccctcccccctcctgTAGGTCatgtctagaatcgccactggttAGTATTGCGAACTGTGACTTACAAATCAACTGCAAATTGTAATggtgtaatagagcagtcagagattCTGTCAGTGGCTACAACTCAATACATGTAGACACTGGTGCTGGTTACCCGTAGATTGTACAGTATTCTAGCTTGTGTACCAGTGTATGGAAGTAATTCATTAGGCGTTTTGACATGTGGTATTGGTTGTTGCAAAATTAGCTGAGCAGACCGAGTTTTCAAAATTGGTTCTCCCAGACCAAGTAGACAGGAATCCAGTTAGcacttgtatgtagctaataatAGCCCGTGTCTCCTGTAAAAGGGAAATTTATGGTCAAAGTCTGTAAGATTAGAAGGGTGATACCTTGCAAGTTAGCAGATTTTTGCTGTTTGCATGTGCGTGCGTCTGTACGTAGGcacttgcatgtgtgtgtgggaCAGGATGATTGCTAACTACTGTCATTCATAATGCCTCCTCATTATATAGAGGgcataaaattttatttcaattTTACATTAACGATGTCACTATATAAACCATGTGTGAAGCTCTGTTAGTGAAGtactacatgcatgtgtgttctATATGCAAAATGTTTACTGTTAATATCAtatataatgtaatttttatTATCAGATCACAGCTTTTGTTTCTACCAAGTTCTACTTCAGCATTCTACTTTAATGTTGAAATAGCCAGCTCAACTGATTCTAATTATGAAAGGTAGTGTCTGTGATCACATAAATGCTTGCCTGTATTATGTGTTGTGTTGCTGGAGGGATTCTAAGAAATCCCTTAAAATTACCCTCAAGTAAGTGTGAACAAATTTGTGGTTTTTCCAAGAAATAGCTAACACTGCACTCTTGCCTATAGAAGACATGCATTATGAGCATATGTTGAAATGCCAGGACAATATGtcttataatacagtatgtgtcaCTATTACCAGCCGCCGGACAGTGACTATTCATGTTAAGTTAGAGGTTAGCAGTGTATATAGTGTACAGTGAAATTCCTTACAGGACACTTTTGACCATGtatccttattagtgaggtgtctgTGACGGTACATttaaatgggaccatggacaagtgccCTAAGTAGCAAGGTGCTGGGTGTCTTAATTCCAGGGGTCAAAATGTGTGATAAGGGACTATAAATTGAAGTGTGGTGTGATACCGGGTGTGCAATagtataattactgtaatttaggAAACAACTCTTGTAACATTGTATGATGAAGTAAGATCAAAAGCTCCAGAACTGACTGACAAAGGATTTAAGTTGAATGTTGGAGTGAAGGAACTACAGTACTCTCATACAGAAACTGTAACTACAACTGATAGTGTATATGTTACCTATACCACTAAGGGAggaactatatagcaatttgTAACAAGAATCATGATTGTGTGatattacagtatattataaAGGTGTTTTCACTTGATATTTTTTTATTTCGCATTAACTGTAACAATGATCACAATGGTTAAACAAAGGTATAGTGATTCTAGGTGAGTACACAAGGGCTCATTTTAGATTGCCGTCACTGGTAAACACTGTGATTTCTTAgaaatttattattatatatatagggTGAATCTTGCTAGGTTTGTTTTAGATAGCCTTTCTATAGATGTGGCTGTAATTGGTTCATGAATACTTTGTGTTTATCTTTTGTGGAACTTGTCGGAGGTATTCAGTTTTGATTATTAAATTGTGGTAGGCAAGGCATAGTAAGCTAGGCACTATGTAGTTCACGCTAATCGAGGTTTCATTCAACCTTCATAGCATGTATAAATATATAACTGTTGTTTTATATACTTGTAAAGTCTGCTAGGGGTAGGAACAGTATCCATGATCCACTTTTCTTCATTATGTTCATGAATAATGTGTCTAATGCTGTTATTCAGCTACTCTTTGCCAATGAAACCAAATGTTTCGGGTACAATAGGATGCCCCTGATCAACAACTGCTACAACAAACTTTAAGCTGAAGTACAACTTTCAACAACATACTTTTTCATCCATCTTAAAGATGCCTTAAATCAGACATTTCATACTACCTATACCATCAGTGGTAACCAAGCACTCATATAAAGACCTTGTAGTTACACTAAGTGATAACCTCGAATGGAAAACCTACCATCCATGACTTTAAAGCTTACAGCTTTGGGTCTTATATGGAAAACATAATGTAGTATGTCTAACCACATGAATAAAgccaaaattaattatatatttTATCAGATTTTAACTCATGTACTGCTATCCCATTTGGCTAATTGCAGACAACAATCTGGAACATCTTCAGAGACAAGCTACAAAGTGTACTGataaaggtcttcacctactgacaatagctacccctcaccatagataccctcagtttcgtgctacatactgcacttactatcaaatgggcgtggctgagcgtatgttggtaatgcgataagtgggcgtggctcacgaaagagctacgcgatagcgtttataagtttccacgtcgtcaaacgaacaatttcgtttctcacgtgaaccaatccgggtcagacccggagaaaatgtgacccggatgacccgacccagtttcaacgctggtttGAAGAACTAGTGTGGTGGTTGGATGCAATGGTTCAATTGTAGTTAATGTTCCTGTAAAGTGCAGGAAACTGAACTAGTATCCAGATTGAGGCATCAAATTAATATTATGCATTAATCAAGTGAACACTGTAAGTTAAACCATAACACTGCTGTAAAATGCTGAATTTATTAATTCAACATAGTAACCTTTGATTAAACTAATACCTGTTGACTATAAAGGGAATCCCGGAACTACTTACAAAGCACTGAGTCAGCATAATATGTGCATTATTATTTAAGTGGCAATTGCTAGAGTTAACAAACAACATTATTATATGTTGCCCTTCACAGTATCAGCAGTCCATATAAATGccacaaattaccttgtggttTGCATGAGTTCTTGATAAACACATTTGTAGTTTCCTCGTTTTGATCATAAAACCACTAATCATGTACAAAGTAGGCATAAAAACAACTATGGATATGTAATTTATAAGGTTTCTAAAAGTACCTCAGGATTCCCCTTGTCTAAGATATGTACACAGTAAGCAAAAGTGGTGGTTTTTCAGAGAAATTACATCATTTTCTATAGTAGTTGTAGCAgccatatatagctactgtaagcGATTAGTTCCTCCTAATTGTGCTGTTGTCAGACTGTGAGCGTAACTATAACTATACATAGTCTGTCCATGCATAGTCCAGTACATAGTCCACAGTCAATGTTTACACCATCCTTACAGGATGTGGTAATTCTGCTATACTACTATATATGGCTACACACTGTCTGTGTTGTGACTAAACAATGTGATCACTGTAAAGATGTCATCCATCCACATGTTAATAAAGTCTCTATAAAGTGGATGTCTGTAcaaaacatagctgaatgcatAGTGCAACTTGGTTCTTTACTCACACTGTTGAACAACtttgatttttatttttagaACACAACAAATACATTCATGACTGCATGTTGTAGAGTTGCAGGCCTGCATGCATGGATAACAATATTCTTATGATTTCCAAGGAGCATTCCATTTCCTCCCTTGttagttttgtaaaaaaatagttGCATTTTCGTGAAGCGCTACTGTACCGTTGAACCCAGTCAACAGACAATGCAACTGCTCAGTTACCCAGACACACAAAGTCAAAGGTTTTTCAATACCACTATGCTTGTCATATATGAGCGATTATCTCCTCCTAATGATGCTTCTGTCAAATTGTGAGGGTAATTTTGCACAAAAGTAACTAAATAGTGTGAACTACACTATAAAGATGTCAGCTGACCACATGCCAAGTTTCATTAAAGTGGGTGTCTTTGCAAAGTATAGCCgaaattattcatctatttggAGTCTCTATCTTACCGAAGACATTGATGCATTAGAGAAAGTGCAGATGTGGGCTACAAAGTTGATTAAAGGCTTTTCTCACAATCAGAAATTAAAATCACTAGGCATGTACACTTTATTTCATCGTCATCAATATGGAGATCTTATTGAggtttcaaaattttgaatggatAATATGACATCAACCCAACTGTACACCAGCTGTTACTACCAATACTAGAGGCTACCATGTGAAGTTATTTAAATCACATGCCAGGTTAAATATTTGATCAATTTTATTTTACACAACAAGTTATCTATCATTGGAATAACTTAGACAAGGAAATAGTCTCAGCAAACACTATTAGTTCTTTCAAAGCAAAGCTAGCTTGACAATTATAGGAACACGACAGgacatggatatgaacaaaggcttaCAGCCTAACAATATTTTATTGTACCCCTGTATATATTGCATATCCATAacgctaataataataacaataaaaatGTGTAGTGTAACTTCTTTACTGACACTGTTGAACAACTTGATGTTATGTtgaagttttatttttagttgACTGTGGTAGGGTTGCAGGCATGCATGCATAGATAACAATATTCAAATGTTTTCCAAGGACCATTTCATTTCCTTCCTTTTTGGTTATGTAAATTATAAACACTGTTGAATCTAGTCAGCAGACAACGTAGTGCTCAGTTACCCAgatacacaaaaatatttttcaagTTGTAAGGATCAGGCTCCAAAGTTCATTGTGACATGTGCTATGGGTCTGTAGTATTTATCTGCTAGATAGCAATGATTTTTACAATTTCAAAAGGAGTAACATTATGGCAATAGAACAACTCAGTAGTAAGAGTATGAAGAATCCCGTACAATAAATTTTACTCCTTATGTGATGAACACAAAAACAACCTGTAAACTAGTGCCTGTGAATTGTTTTCTTTCTTTATTTGCCAGTTTTTAGGTTAACTATTAATAAAATATGTAGACACATTATGCAGCAGTACAAAGAAGCACAAAAAACTGAAGAAAAAAACACGGACAAACAAATGAATTGCCTTAGACTTAAGAAACATAACtaaattgttataaaattttaaaaatttaccCTCCATCCCTGCCACAACTAAattgcaagtacaagtacaacaaCACGGGAGTGTACCCATGAATTAACACTTTTATGCTATTAGTGAAAAGGAAAAGCAAGAC contains:
- the LOC136263557 gene encoding L-methionine gamma-lyase-like isoform X2, with the translated sequence MSSTTTSTATTTKQSPSSDSIAAGYIHRDEWLKSTPLPVVQPIYNTSIYFLPSVAAGEALISETQPGYFYARFGNPTTDACADVIAQLEGAEGGTLLTTSGMAAISLVMLTFLKSGDHLVCQFPIYAGAIKVVEDILTGNNVEVTWVDSNESVEAFEKAIKPNTKMVYIETPCNPKMSILDLESFGKLAEHHPQLVTVVDGTFGSVYVQQPLKYGVHISLHSCTKYIGGHSDITAGCLSFCNKELYKKAHWYLVLLGSSLVEAVFYPGLESHPHHTIAKKQMKHFSGMISFEVVGGKEAGSKLVEGVKLISLAVSLGGTGSLIEHPASMTNSGVLMDEEGRKKGGITDGLIRLSVGLEDVNDLISDLTQAMEHL
- the LOC136263557 gene encoding L-methionine gamma-lyase-like isoform X1: MSSTTTSTATTTKQSPSSDSIAAGYIHRDEWLKSTPLPVVQPIYNTSIYFLPSVAAGEALISETQPGYFYARFGNPTTDACADVIAQLEGAEGGTLLTTSGMAAISLVMLTFLKSGDHLVCQFPIYAGAIKVVEDILTGNNVEVTWVDSNESVEAFEKAIKPNTKMVYIETPCNPKMSILDLESFGKLAEHHPQLVTVVDGTFGSVYVQQPLKYGVHISLHSCTKYIGGHSDITAGCLSFCNKELYKKAHWYLVLLGSSLSPSDAFILHRSLKTLPIRMERHSLNALAIARFLEKHPKVEAVFYPGLESHPHHTIAKKQMKHFSGMISFEVVGGKEAGSKLVEGVKLISLAVSLGGTGSLIEHPASMTNSGVLMDEEGRKKGGITDGLIRLSVGLEDVNDLISDLTQAMEHL